Proteins co-encoded in one Capsicum annuum cultivar UCD-10X-F1 chromosome 9, UCD10Xv1.1, whole genome shotgun sequence genomic window:
- the LOC107841861 gene encoding protein SPEAR3 isoform X1, which yields MGSNYFGELNMGNERSSTSSSSGSSRKSKKNNSEKPNKQPQRGLGVAQLEKIRLHSEMGANYLHNNNIPYVNNFSQEDMRLQTAYSSSSSFTHSSSSSTYGFPNHQGIMMGMSGIEGGNIRYGDSQPNSRLSTWHPGTVYDPQVYAQPNMTRHHHHMQVEDSMERRRKKDRSDSIGSNSQNSESNELDLELRLSL from the exons atgggGAGCAATTATTTTGGTGAATTAAACATGGGAAATGAaagatcatcaacatcatcatcatcaggatcATCAAgaaaaagcaagaaaaataattcagaaaaaccaaataaacaaCCACAAAGAGGACTTGGTGTTGCTCAATTAGAAAAAATTAGATTGCATAGTGAAATGGGTGCTAATTATCTTCACAATAATAATATTCCTTATGTCAACAATTTCTCACAG GAGGATATGAGATTACAAACAGCatattcatcatcttcatcttttaCACACTCATCATCTTCTTCTACTTATGGTTTTCCAAACCACCAAGGCATTATG ATGGGAATGAGTGGCATTGAAGGAGGAAATATCAGATATGGAGATTCTCAGCCTAATTCTAGACTAAG TACTTGGCATCCTGGCACAGTGTATGACCCTCAAGTTTATGCTCAACCTAATATGACTAGACATCACCATCACATGCAAGTAGAG gatTCAATGGAAAGGAGGAGAAAGAAAGATAGAAGTGACTCTATTGGTTCAAATAGTCAAAATTCTGAATCAAATGAGTTAGATTTGGAGCTCAGACTTTCACTTTGA
- the LOC107841861 gene encoding protein SPEAR1 isoform X2 — MGSNYFGELNMGNERSSTSSSSGSSRKSKKNNSEKPNKQPQRGLGVAQLEKIRLHSEMGANYLHNNNIPYVNNFSQMGMSGIEGGNIRYGDSQPNSRLSTWHPGTVYDPQVYAQPNMTRHHHHMQVEDSMERRRKKDRSDSIGSNSQNSESNELDLELRLSL, encoded by the exons atgggGAGCAATTATTTTGGTGAATTAAACATGGGAAATGAaagatcatcaacatcatcatcatcaggatcATCAAgaaaaagcaagaaaaataattcagaaaaaccaaataaacaaCCACAAAGAGGACTTGGTGTTGCTCAATTAGAAAAAATTAGATTGCATAGTGAAATGGGTGCTAATTATCTTCACAATAATAATATTCCTTATGTCAACAATTTCTCACAG ATGGGAATGAGTGGCATTGAAGGAGGAAATATCAGATATGGAGATTCTCAGCCTAATTCTAGACTAAG TACTTGGCATCCTGGCACAGTGTATGACCCTCAAGTTTATGCTCAACCTAATATGACTAGACATCACCATCACATGCAAGTAGAG gatTCAATGGAAAGGAGGAGAAAGAAAGATAGAAGTGACTCTATTGGTTCAAATAGTCAAAATTCTGAATCAAATGAGTTAGATTTGGAGCTCAGACTTTCACTTTGA